A DNA window from Chitinibacter fontanus contains the following coding sequences:
- a CDS encoding arsenate reductase ArsC: protein MKDYYNVLFICTENAARSQMAEALLNHIGRGRFKAYSAGSQPSGQIHPMALAALAHAQIDAHGLYSKNWHEFTKPTAPEMDLVFTLCDRAAGEVCPAWPGIPTLAHWNIEHPGLTGDAEAQQHSFNHTLAILRHRLDLLIALPFEKLDQLALKQHLTDIGLSPRKETL, encoded by the coding sequence ATGAAAGATTATTACAATGTGCTGTTCATCTGCACCGAAAATGCTGCTCGCAGCCAGATGGCTGAAGCCCTACTCAATCACATTGGCCGTGGGCGCTTTAAAGCCTATAGCGCTGGTAGCCAACCCAGCGGGCAAATTCACCCGATGGCACTAGCCGCACTAGCACATGCGCAGATTGACGCTCATGGTTTGTACAGCAAAAACTGGCATGAATTCACCAAGCCCACCGCCCCAGAAATGGATTTGGTCTTCACTCTGTGCGACCGTGCTGCCGGTGAAGTTTGCCCAGCTTGGCCAGGCATCCCGACCTTGGCTCATTGGAATATTGAACATCCCGGCTTGACGGGTGACGCAGAAGCACAACAGCACAGTTTTAATCACACCCTAGCCATTTTGCGACATCGGCTGGATCTACTGATTGCATTGCCATTTGAAAAACTCGATCAACTGGCACTGAAACAGCATCTCACTGACATCGGGCTTAGCCCACGCAAGGAAACACTATGA
- a CDS encoding ArsR/SmtB family transcription factor gives MEKLIATRVFETLSSAVRLDVYRLLVRQGSAGLVAGEIAAALALPASNLSFHLKSMVHSGVLMVAQEGRYMRYRANLALMRDLITYLTAECCDGNLAQCPELLAQTNDEPASGLSACCSIMKAEGA, from the coding sequence ATGGAAAAATTGATTGCAACCCGTGTTTTTGAAACGTTGTCTTCTGCTGTTCGGCTCGATGTGTATCGATTGCTGGTGCGGCAGGGGAGTGCTGGCCTTGTGGCTGGTGAAATTGCTGCAGCGCTGGCGCTGCCTGCGAGCAATTTATCGTTTCACCTTAAATCTATGGTGCATTCTGGTGTGCTGATGGTGGCGCAGGAAGGGCGCTATATGCGGTATCGAGCCAATTTGGCCTTGATGCGTGATCTGATTACTTATTTAACAGCAGAGTGCTGTGATGGCAATTTAGCGCAATGCCCGGAATTGCTCGCCCAAACCAATGATGAGCCTGCTAGCGGTTTGTCGGCATGTTGTTCGATTATGAAAGCAGAGGGTGCATAG
- a CDS encoding sulfatase-like hydrolase/transferase, with product MMSSSNKENPNSTPEISRRSFLTLTSAVAAATAVDAVPGISPAQQAQAAPLKKKAASGQQPNILFVFTDQERYLKDMPRGFRLPAHERLQKAGITFHNHYCPAVMCTSSRSVLMTGLQTADNKMFENADMKYVKALSTEVPTVGHMLRKAGYYTAYKGKWHLNAEFDQETPDKLFTKEMDEYGFSDFVWPGDVLAHTLGGYKHDQMIAGSAVAWLRDKGQSLNAEQKPWALFVSLVNPHDIMYFNTDLPDEQVQDNGQLMMHAARAPDHATYQRKWQFKLPSNWQQPFDAAGRPAAHGEFDRCWGYTLGRIPAEPQRWQRFNDFYYNSLQMVDQQLGILLDELAALNLDDNTIIVFTSDHGEMGGAHGLRGKGPMPYQEVIHLPLYIVHPQVKGGQHCKALTGHIDLVPSLLSMAGVTGPQAAEYAGRQLPGKDISALFKQPSKAGLHAIRESVLFTYSGLATNDSELIRQIAAAVAQKTDPMTALKATGYQPNFKKRGSVRTVFDGRYKFTRYFSPLERNTPQTLDEIYQWNDVELYDLQQDPQEMHNLAPKKGQHAELVLQMNAKLNAVIQAEFGADDGREMPDFKGIEWQIDRIDL from the coding sequence ATGATGAGCAGCTCAAATAAAGAAAACCCTAACAGCACACCTGAAATCTCACGTCGCAGTTTTTTGACCTTAACGAGCGCGGTGGCTGCAGCTACCGCTGTTGATGCTGTTCCGGGTATATCGCCCGCACAACAGGCGCAAGCTGCACCGTTGAAAAAAAAGGCGGCCAGCGGTCAGCAACCGAATATTTTGTTTGTGTTTACCGATCAAGAGCGCTACTTGAAAGATATGCCACGCGGGTTTCGATTGCCGGCGCATGAACGGCTGCAAAAGGCGGGCATTACTTTCCACAATCATTATTGCCCAGCGGTGATGTGTACTAGCTCGCGCTCGGTACTGATGACTGGCCTACAAACCGCCGACAACAAGATGTTTGAAAACGCCGACATGAAATATGTCAAAGCGTTGTCGACTGAAGTGCCAACCGTGGGTCATATGCTGCGCAAAGCGGGCTATTACACCGCCTACAAAGGTAAATGGCATTTGAATGCAGAGTTCGATCAGGAAACGCCGGACAAACTCTTTACCAAAGAAATGGATGAATACGGCTTTTCCGATTTCGTCTGGCCCGGTGATGTATTGGCGCATACGCTGGGCGGCTATAAGCATGACCAGATGATCGCGGGTAGCGCAGTGGCGTGGCTACGCGACAAAGGTCAAAGCCTGAATGCTGAACAAAAACCGTGGGCTTTGTTTGTTAGCTTGGTCAACCCACATGACATTATGTATTTCAATACCGATTTGCCTGATGAACAGGTGCAAGATAATGGGCAGTTGATGATGCATGCAGCGCGAGCACCTGATCATGCTACTTATCAGCGTAAATGGCAGTTCAAGTTACCGAGTAATTGGCAGCAACCGTTTGATGCAGCAGGGCGCCCAGCAGCGCATGGCGAATTTGATCGTTGCTGGGGCTATACGCTGGGGCGGATTCCGGCCGAGCCGCAGCGTTGGCAGCGGTTTAATGATTTCTACTACAACTCGCTGCAGATGGTTGACCAGCAGTTGGGAATCTTGCTCGACGAGCTGGCCGCACTCAATCTGGATGACAACACCATTATCGTGTTTACGTCCGACCATGGTGAAATGGGTGGCGCACACGGTTTGCGTGGCAAAGGGCCGATGCCGTACCAGGAAGTGATTCACCTGCCTTTGTATATTGTGCATCCGCAGGTCAAAGGTGGGCAGCACTGTAAGGCCTTGACCGGGCATATCGATCTTGTGCCCAGCTTGCTGAGCATGGCTGGGGTTACTGGACCACAGGCTGCCGAATACGCCGGTCGCCAGCTGCCGGGCAAAGATATTTCGGCATTATTTAAGCAGCCAAGCAAAGCGGGTTTGCACGCGATTCGCGAGTCCGTGCTATTTACCTATAGTGGCTTGGCTACTAACGATAGTGAGTTGATCCGGCAAATTGCGGCAGCAGTAGCGCAAAAAACCGACCCGATGACCGCGCTCAAAGCCACTGGCTATCAGCCTAATTTTAAAAAACGGGGTAGTGTACGTACTGTGTTTGATGGTCGTTACAAATTCACCCGCTATTTCTCACCGTTAGAGCGTAATACGCCGCAAACACTGGACGAGATTTATCAGTGGAACGATGTTGAGCTGTACGATCTGCAGCAAGATCCGCAGGAAATGCACAATTTGGCGCCCAAAAAAGGCCAGCATGCCGAGTTGGTGCTGCAGATGAATGCCAAGCTCAATGCGGTGATTCAAGCTGAATTTGGCGCCGATGATGGGCGTGAAATGCCAGACTTCAAAGGAATTGAATGGCAAATTGATCGGATCGATTTGTGA
- a CDS encoding TetR/AcrR family transcriptional regulator, translated as MHPSQENSNITSTVSDHRQRVAALRRERTRSILLREAVQVFAEQGLENAVIGQIIQRAGVARGTFYNHFSTDEALYIAVASEVSDEILRLVDPFVLQKTGAAARVACGLNTVLALARIHPKLARFLDRGGVNALRHGTLVNQIVPRDLIAGIEDGSFAPLSLPLAIDLLLGPLQMAFHQLARQDLGMNYALALTAGILRALGVPTLASQELATTAIIVPTLPRTSILSLLAD; from the coding sequence ATGCATCCCTCCCAAGAAAACAGCAACATAACTAGCACCGTCAGTGATCACCGCCAGCGCGTGGCAGCCTTGCGTCGCGAGCGAACGCGCTCAATTTTACTGCGTGAGGCAGTTCAGGTTTTTGCTGAACAAGGGCTGGAAAACGCGGTCATTGGGCAAATTATTCAACGGGCAGGTGTTGCGCGAGGGACTTTTTATAATCATTTTTCCACCGATGAGGCTTTGTATATTGCCGTCGCCAGTGAAGTGAGTGATGAAATTCTGCGCTTAGTAGACCCATTTGTACTGCAAAAAACCGGGGCAGCTGCACGCGTCGCTTGTGGTCTGAATACAGTGCTTGCGCTGGCGCGGATACATCCAAAATTAGCGCGCTTCTTGGATCGTGGCGGGGTCAACGCCCTACGGCATGGCACCTTGGTCAATCAAATTGTGCCCCGCGACTTAATAGCAGGAATAGAAGATGGTAGTTTTGCTCCGCTATCGTTGCCACTGGCCATTGATTTATTGCTGGGGCCACTGCAAATGGCCTTTCACCAATTAGCACGGCAGGATCTGGGTATGAATTATGCTTTGGCACTTACCGCGGGAATTTTAAGGGCACTGGGAGTGCCAACTCTTGCATCACAAGAGTTGGCAACTACGGCAATCATCGTGCCGACTTTGCCCAGAACGAGCATTTTAAGCCTGCTAGCAGACTGA
- a CDS encoding LysR family transcriptional regulator, with the protein MDRFHQMSVYVAVAETESFAAAARKLAMSPPAVTRAVAALEEDLGVKLLNRTTRYVRVTDAGQRYLDDARRILAEVQEADEVAAGINAEPRGHLTITAPVLFGQLYVMPQVVKFLQRYPDVDVSAMFLDRVVNMLEEGVDVGIRIGALPDSTMRAIRVGQVRRVLCASPDYLAQYGIPQTPQDLLNHQIVAASSISPTVEWKFGDDEHSKVVRIKPRITVTSNDGAISAVRNGGGITRLMSYQVAEHLQRGELKTVLGEFEAKPLPIHIVHREGRHGSAKIRAFVDFMAQALKENSALN; encoded by the coding sequence ATGGATCGTTTTCATCAGATGAGCGTGTATGTGGCGGTGGCCGAAACCGAGAGCTTTGCCGCTGCGGCGCGCAAGCTGGCGATGTCGCCACCCGCAGTCACGCGCGCCGTGGCCGCGCTGGAAGAAGATTTAGGTGTGAAGTTACTGAACCGCACCACGCGCTATGTGCGCGTGACCGATGCTGGCCAGCGCTATCTGGACGATGCGCGGCGGATTCTGGCCGAGGTGCAAGAAGCCGACGAAGTGGCCGCCGGCATTAACGCCGAGCCACGCGGGCATCTCACCATCACCGCGCCGGTGCTGTTTGGCCAGCTGTATGTGATGCCGCAGGTCGTGAAATTTTTGCAGCGCTACCCGGATGTCGATGTATCGGCGATGTTTCTCGACCGGGTGGTGAATATGCTGGAAGAAGGTGTGGACGTGGGTATCCGCATCGGCGCCTTGCCAGACAGCACAATGCGGGCAATACGGGTGGGTCAAGTGCGGCGCGTGCTGTGTGCCTCGCCCGATTATCTGGCGCAATACGGCATCCCGCAAACGCCACAGGATTTGCTCAATCACCAAATCGTCGCCGCCAGCAGCATCAGCCCCACAGTGGAGTGGAAATTTGGCGACGATGAGCACAGCAAAGTCGTGCGCATCAAACCGCGCATTACCGTCACCAGCAACGACGGCGCGATTTCGGCGGTACGGAACGGCGGCGGGATTACGCGGCTGATGTCCTATCAGGTCGCGGAGCATTTACAGCGTGGCGAATTAAAAACGGTGCTCGGTGAGTTTGAAGCTAAACCACTGCCAATTCATATCGTTCACCGCGAAGGTCGCCACGGCTCGGCTAAAATTCGCGCCTTTGTCGATTTTATGGCGCAGGCACTGAAGGAAAATTCAGCTTTAAATTGA
- a CDS encoding carboxymuconolactone decarboxylase family protein, with translation MSRINVITTETATAEQQALFDAIHAQLGIVPNFLKVFANSPAALRAFLGLHGIAKEGSLDLQTRERIALALAQQNSCEYCLSAHTAIGKGAGLNGDEIAANRAGSSQDAKAAIAVKLARSLAEHKGEITTAELIEARNAGFSDADIVEIITHVGMNLLTNILGKASRLEIDFPKVTLA, from the coding sequence ATGAGCCGCATTAACGTCATCACTACTGAAACTGCTACCGCTGAACAACAAGCCTTGTTTGACGCGATCCACGCCCAACTGGGTATTGTGCCGAACTTTTTGAAAGTGTTTGCCAACTCACCGGCTGCACTGCGCGCCTTCCTCGGCCTGCACGGTATTGCTAAAGAAGGCAGCCTAGATCTGCAAACCCGCGAGCGTATCGCCTTGGCCTTGGCACAGCAAAACTCGTGCGAATACTGCCTGTCAGCACACACGGCCATAGGTAAAGGTGCTGGCTTGAATGGCGATGAAATCGCCGCCAACCGCGCCGGCTCTAGCCAAGATGCCAAAGCCGCGATTGCTGTGAAACTGGCGCGCTCGCTGGCTGAGCATAAAGGCGAAATCACCACCGCCGAGCTAATCGAAGCGCGCAACGCCGGTTTTAGCGATGCCGACATCGTCGAGATCATCACCCACGTCGGGATGAATTTGCTCACGAATATTTTGGGCAAAGCCAGCCGTTTGGAAATTGATTTCCCGAAAGTAACTTTGGCTTAA